In Glycine max cultivar Williams 82 chromosome 15, Glycine_max_v4.0, whole genome shotgun sequence, the DNA window tttattaaattaaaatatatttttcgttcttttaaaattaaaaataattttattttcatctttacaaaaattttggttcattttatatCCTATTAgaattaaaagatgttaaatTTTGGTCCAAAAAAGATTCAGTCATCCGAACCTAAATGATGCTTGTGGAAAATTTACGAAAGGggattagttttaaaaactaattaccaAATAGGATCTCTTTTTAAAGAATTTGCAATcaggatttattttttcttggtgCCGCCATTGAAGATGGCGACATAGCTTGGTACTGCCATTGAAGATGGTGATATTGGAGGGTGCCGCCCGTGTTACTGGTGACATAGCAGCTTACGTGGAGGGTGCCGCCCGTGCTACTGGCGAGACACCTCCATGTTGGATCCGCCAATGAAGTTGGCGTTACAGGGCCTGACAAGTGGGTGAGTGAGAAATGGTTTAATTTCTTTCGCTTTTTGTGACCATTGTTtacgaaaatataaaataagtcttTGTAACAGAATgaacttagtaaaaaaaaacaaaaaataaataattagatcaaattttaaatactcCTAATAAGTTCAACTGGTCAACTTCAAGTATTTAATTAGTTGTGCTTATCGCCATGGTTTATGAATTATGATCCTCCTTCCTTGAATGTAAATAACAATACAGTTGcatgaatataataataactaaaagaaaatagtatacGCATACTAAAAGTATTAATCAATCAGAAATTGTCAAGCACAAATAAACCATTCAAGCTTATAAGCGCTAATAGGCACTGTATTACCAAAACAGTCAAATGGCAAAGACAGGACCTTTAACcttgaaaattatattgaatatcattcatgaatgattttattaaattcaCAATATATTCAGAACAGggaaaaaacatcaaaataatagttttttttgctTAAGAATAAACCCAcgatttcatttaaaaattaagtatgCATGTtaatacttcaatttttttttactatattgtTCTCTTAAAAATATAGGTACATTCATATtacttctttatattttttaaaaattaatctcttaaaagtataaatttgtATCCAAGTTTTGTCTAAGCACAAAATTTTTCTATATTAGCATATTCAGTTATAATTTTagatcttgaaaaaaaaatgggattCTTCATCTTTGCCGtctttttaccaaaaaataaacaaacagaGAGATATCTTTTTAAATCTTCAcgtgtaaaaaaatgaaattccaGTATATAATGACTATGCAAAAAAATATGAAGTTGTacatattgacaaaaaaaattaatttgaactaACACATAcatcaatatataataagaaattattacaaaatatatatcaaattttaagttttactaaaaaaatgcaaaaaggcaatcacatatatatagagtaggaaaacaattaataaattaaaactaatgcACAAAGTAAGAAGTACTGATGTGAAGAAGAGTGGCCTACTTTCCTATAAAGAAAGAACGTGGCCTGAGTCACGTGGGTCATTGCCAACTCATGTCCCGCCAATTTGAATAGCGAAATGGGAAGGGGTGTATCGCCAGCACGTATGGCGGCATGGCCTCTGAGGGATGTCTCGCCAACACAAATGGCGGGATAGGTTGTATCACCAGAAGGAATGGCGAGATGGGAGGTAGAACACTTTTGCCGCCTATTCTACTGGCGGCACCACCTTCAAAACAGACCCACTCCGTCAATTGTCTGAAAAGGGACCCCTTTACGTAAATAGTTTGTAAAGGGGACCCTGAACAGTAAATTTGTCGATGCTTGTCAACTAAATGACTGGACATATGTGCAATAGTTTTTGGTGCAAAAGTATTCTTGAGTAAAACCTGTTGAATAGTTTCAGGCAATTTAAAACCAATAGTAATTGCTACACCTTTCTTTTAACCATGAATCTACACATTGTGAACTCCCGTCAAATCAAAACACAACAtttgatcaaattttatcaatattggaattaaaattaaaatttccatTCAAAACCCAAGATTCAACAACAACAAGTTTCTATATCTCTCGGTTGGAGTTCTAAATCCGATTTCGTGTGTGACCCAACAACTCCTAGATTGCGTCGGTGTTGATAGGAGGAAGGATACAACAGAAGCAGCATAAGCCCAAGATAACAGGCCCAAAAGAAGCACAAACCAACATACCCTGAGGATTATGCGTGACTTTCGTGAATGTTGGACAACAGCATAGCTTTCTGTTTAACAAAATGCCAAAGTTGGTTAGTAGTTATTAGTGACATAGTTTGTTAGTAGTGGAACGTGAATTTTGATAGTAGTGGAATGTGATCCTGATTAGCACAAAAGCCTATACAAGCATGAAATAGAAAGCAAGGAATATAGAAGATGAATTTCAGAAATTACCTTTAGTGTAGTAAGGAGGTCCCTTGTCCTTGAATTCAAGGTACATTTCTTGTTATCTTCCCTTCTGCTCCTATCAATTGGTTTGACCTGCCGCCCTCCAATGGCAGATGCCAAACCTTCCTCTGCCAGCCTAGACTGCCTCGAGGCCGCCATGATCAAACACGTTGCAACTCAACTCCACTTCGCCAAGACCCAAGCTTCCATGGAATCCAAACTGGATGTCATTCTCCTGAAACTGAATACCATGGTACCCAACCAACCCTCTCCATCTTCTTCCTTTGCGAAGTCACCactaccaaccaaaatcatgcCGCCTCCCCTTCCCATGGCACCTCCCCTCCTCCCTGCTAACGACAAGCCTCATGCATCCTCCTCTAACCCTCGCCCTACGAAGTCCCATCAACAAATAGCTCTATTGACTCTGCAACGATAACAACACCGATGGTGCAACATAACACAGAAACCATACCGTCGATGTCTCCAGAGAAGCAGTTGATGACAACACTCGCTCCAATGCAATCACGACCAGTATCAGAGCCGGAGTTCTCATCAACGGTGCCTCCTCTTGTGACGAAACAAGTTACAACGCAAGAGGTTTTGTCGAAGGTATTTTGACACTATTGTACCCAGCTCAGTAAACTATTACCACTTCTACATTGTGCTCTTCGACCCCATCTTCTGCATCATCGTTGGCCTTCAAGTTGTCGGGGTAGTTAGAGTTGTCTAGGAACCAATGGTTGGGACACACTCAATCGCTTAGTTCCTTGCGCGACTATTTGCGAAGAGAAAGAACTAAATCATCGATCTGTTGGCATAAAGATTACGAAGGGAAGCCATGAAAATTACGAAGGGTATTATTTTTGCCCCATGTTTGTTGTTGGTATTAACAAGCGCGGGTGCAAACCACAACTGGACATTATTTCCTGTGCTAGCTACCACCCACCACCATACCTCTCACTTTTTTCCCAACCTTCTatatcctttgttttttttttcaattttttttttcactttattctCTATCTCAACCATTGCTTTCAATCTTCCAATCCTCCACTCACTATTTGACACGTCAATTCCAATCCCACTTTCATGTTTTTCCCAATGTAACACACACTCTTCAATGTCCATCAACTTTCCAAAGTCCCATCTACATCACTTGATACCCACTTTAATTTGATAATACGTTAGTGCATGTCCTTTCATTTCTCCCGCACCTTTTCTGAAAAAAAAGGACCACTTTTTTCATATCATGTAGTACACCTAAAATGTCTACTATGTCAATCCAATCCTTTGGTTGGAGTCCAAACAGCAATCAGCCTTATCAAGCAATGTCAGCTACACGGACCTTGGTGCTATTGTAgtatgtcaaaaaaaaaaaagtcagtcCAAGTCTCACATACCTTTACAATAACTCCCAAACCCAATtctcaaactttattttaatttttagcaaTCTAATTACTTTTggcatatttttttgttataaattcaaATCCTATTTTGAAGTCATGGTTTGAAGTCCCAACActttgaggacaaggtgtttttgatgGGCCAGGAAATGATAGGAGAAAGGATACAACAGAAGTAGCAAAAGTCCAAGATAGCAGGCCCAAAAGAAGCACAAACCAACATATCCTTAGGATTATGCGTGACTTTCATGAATGTTGGACAACAACATAGTTTTCTGTTTAACAAAATGCCAAAGTTGGTTAGTAGTTATTAGTGACATAGTTTGTTAGTAGTGGAACGTGAATTCTGTTAATAGTGGAATGTGATTCTGATTAGCACAAAAGCCTATATAAGCATGAAATAGAAAGCAAGGAATACAGATGATGACTTTCAGAAATTACCTTTAGTGTACTAAGAAGGTCCCTTGTCCTCGAATTCAAGGTCTCTTTCCCCTTATCTTCCCCTCTGCTCCTATCAGTGTCTTCTTCGTTATGACAACCTCAACAACACCACACTCTGCAAGCTCCAAATCCATATCTAGTGGAATCAACCTCAAGCCCTCTTCTCAAGATCTAGTGCCAAAGCATGTCAGCATCTTTGTCATGACGACAAAGTGTGGTTAGTGCGGACTCTAGCAAGTCCACCATGACAGTCATCAAATAACTAAGTTCAAATATAATCGAATCTTACATCAAGccaaaatttaatgttttaatttcaagaggacaaaaaatgaaaaaaatcataaggAAATCCAAAGTTCTTCAActtttataagaacaaaatatattttagtctttttattactatttgagGCAGATATAGAGTATTTCATATCGTAAATCATTTTCACGAATTCTTTTATACACTTGCATGAGTCTTTGTGAccacataaatataaataagctCTTTCGAACGGACCTTATATAATCTTATGTTACTCTGACCACAACCATATTTTATGATGAAAAATTGAAACTACATTAAAACTGGTCTCTCGCATGCATCCCCggaaaaggaaaatagaaatttaCAAAGAGAATAATAGTTGAGAATATCTTTCATCTTGTaattatagaaaagaaaagctCAAGTGATTTGCAAAAATCTCAATTACTACATATTATACTGGTACAGATGGAATGGAACTCTAATATTTAGGCAACAGGGAACACTATAACTTGATCAATAACAGGGCCACAAAGAGAACCATAGTCATCAATTCTGGTATGGTAGAAGGAACTGTAGAAAGTGAGTCTGGTTCTTGGTGCAATTGCTTTGAACTTGAAGCTTACAGTCTTGGATGTTCCCTTCCCTTCAGATTTGAAGGGAACTTTGAAGGTATCTTTAGCGGCAAATGCTTCAACCATCATTGATCCATGACACCCATTTTTGGCATCTCCAACTGAAAATGTGATGTTGTAGACTTTGTTGGTAACTGTTCTGATGATTTGGGCAATGGCACTTTCCCTGCCTGCCACAAGCTCCACTGCTCCCAGCCCAAATGGGACATTGAAATGCTTTGAATCAATGAACTTCACAGCCTTGAGTGACTCAATAATCCAACCAGGGAGTGGGGAGAAGCCATCTTGTTGTTGAGGCGGGAGCAAAACACCATTGGTTGAGTTGAAAATGGGGAATGGACCCTCCTCAAAGCCAGGATTTTTTACCAAGTTAACTACAGGATAACATATAATGGTTTTGTTAGAAAATCGGATTTGTATTATCACATAAGGCTTAGTGAAATCAGATAGTTAACATTCCATATCTAATAGTATtgtaataatgatatttttcacACCCCCTTTTTTAAATTGAGTTTCTCTCCTACTACTTGTTATCACAAAAGGTGAGGGAGCAAGGgtagagaaaataataaacaaattgaGATGTAGGAAAAACAATTCTGTATCAGATGAGCTATCAGGCTCCATTCATGTGCCTGGCTTACGGCAAAGATCCAACTTCCAACTATGCTTTAAatgtaactttttattttttttataaaataagggCAGGGACACTGGAAATGTGATGGCATCAATATCACAACAGACCAAAGAGCATGGAAATTTTTGTCATCTGGAAACTCAGCAAGCGGATTAAATCATGGATTCCTACAACTTTGAACTTTCAGATGTGTCAAAACTGCAGAAAGATCTACGTTGCATACTAATTTGTAATATGTATTCAAAGATAAGCTAGATTCCCATAACATTCCCAAGTGGTATTTGATTGAATAAGTTAGGTTCCAAGAGTAGAGCATAGCATGTGGATATGTTTCATTACCTCTTGTAGGCATTGGAGGGTAGAACTCTCTGATAGCAATGGCATCCAAAAGAGGGCCACAAGATGGATCTTCTTGAACTCCGGGGTTGTGGAAAGTCACTTTGACAACACTAGAAGTGGCCTTAAACCCCCAAGCAATAACATCACCATTGAGGCTATAAAGGGTCTGCAAAGGAACATCACCAGTCTGTGCAGGCACAGAGATCCTCAAAACTTCATCCTGTGCACAAGTCCTTGAGGCCCCAAGAATTAGAGCATACAGTTGACCGGGTTTGACCTTGATATTTTGGGAGATTGAGGCCTCATTGCCAAGCCTCACAGCATGGATTCCATGAGTCACTGGGAAGAACATGCCTCCAGGTTGGGGACCCCCAGAGACATACTCAACCAGACCATTGACTTCCCATTTGGGCAAAGAATATTTCCCCATGAGCTTTGTTTTCTGGAGGTTTTTGGGGTTTGGCTGCTCCTCAAAGTTTCCATTTTGAAGGTAAGCTGCGCagttaaaaattacaaacaaaacacacacaagaaaaagaaaaaaaaactacttcaGAATCAGTTTTATTAAGTGCACATAATCAGATCCCATATATGTAAAATGAGATAGTATATTCACTTCTCATTTGAATTAGGTAAAACATCTCATTAACTTTGGTAATGTGCTTTTACTTTTTACTCAAAGAAGCTAAATCTCAACATAATGGACAGATCTAAAGTTTACCCACAAAAATTGTAAAAGAAAGCAACCTAAAGAACCATTGCAGCAGGCAAATCAGAGTAAGAGTGGACAATGCAGAACAAGAGTTTGAAGTAAACATAGGCAAAGTGGGAATTAACTCAACTCATGAAACAgatcaagtttttttcttttcgtcACATTTCTATGCATATAAATGAAAGGGTCTGAGATGTGAGCATTACCTTCAGGTACTCTAGGCTGAAGAGCAGCAAAAGCTGAAGCAGCAAATAGCAAAGCCATAAAGAGGGTTGATGTTAGAGTCACCGCCATTTTCACTGCAAAAACTGAAGCCAGAAAGAAAGGGTTTGTTTGTTGTTGCTCTGGAAGAAGAGCAGGACTTGGTGTGGAAGAGAAGTGGAGGAAGCTTCACTTGCTTTTATAGTGGAAAGAGTAAATACCCAGTGTCATAATAGTAATAATGGAACACAACTTAGCAAAAATCATGTAGAAAAGTGCATTAGGGAGGGAACACACacatgatttgattttttgtttccaACCCGCTTTTTCTCCACAATTCATGCTGTGGACCTTTGAATTACTGTTGCAATTCGCCAATTCCTCCTTAGAAAGACAAGAGTCTGAAACTACATAACGTTGCAATTCAtgttttattaacattttttcttgttttattttttgattttatgaTGTCGgtggttatatttttaatcatttcaaTCTCGGGGATGAGAATCCGAAATTGGATGAGTATACTTCTAGATCTATCCCTTTCTAGTCTTTCTTGATTGTGTAAGtggaattttaattgattttttttctgacCATTACCAATTTTGGTTTTGTAATCCACGTGATGTGCTTGGCTTTTCGATAGAAACAATTGAATTATGATTTggatagaaatataaaaataacttgtTGTCCAATAATTTAGGACTGTGTTAAGTATGCTCATCTATTTATCCTATATGAATTCCGAGGGTTAAATTATGGTATTCACAACTAAGATAGTACTCTTTTATCTCATGACATCACTGTTTAATTATATTGTGCCAAAGTTAttgatttttcactttttcatGACTAGTTTAAActcattaatcatttttattcctt includes these proteins:
- the LOC100796094 gene encoding uncharacterized protein isoform X1, encoding MAVTLTSTLFMALLFAASAFAALQPRVPEAYLQNGNFEEQPNPKNLQKTKLMGKYSLPKWEVNGLVEYVSGGPQPGGMFFPVTHGIHAVRLGNEASISQNIKVKPGQLYALILGASRTCAQDEVLRISVPAQTGDVPLQTLYSLNGDVIAWGFKATSSVVKVTFHNPGVQEDPSCGPLLDAIAIREFYPPMPTRVNLVKNPGFEEGPFPIFNSTNGVLLPPQQQDGFSPLPGWIIESLKAVKFIDSKHFNVPFGLGAVELVAGRESAIAQIIRTVTNKVYNITFSVGDAKNGCHGSMMVEAFAAKDTFKVPFKSEGKGTSKTVSFKFKAIAPRTRLTFYSSFYHTRIDDYGSLCGPVIDQVIVFPVA